CGTCATCCCGAGGGCGAGGAGTACTTCGTCTTGCAAGGAACGGTGCAGGACGGCGGCCGCAGTTACGGCGCCCACACCTACGTCTATCACGCTCCCGGCTCGGCACATCGACCGGCGAGCGCCACCGGCTGCACGCTTCTCGTCACGCTGCCTGCCGCGATCGAGCGCCTCGAGGATTGAGGTTCTCGCCGCCAGTGGGTGGCGACGGCAGCGAGACCTACCGGACGTAACCGGCGCGCGCTGCTGCTTCGACGGCCGCGGTCACGGCAGCCTGCATCGTGGCCGGCAAGGGTTCGAGCGGCCGGCGCGGTTCGCCGCAGTCGAGGCCGCGCTGCCGCAAACCGCACTTCACCCCGGCGATGCCCCGGCCGCGCCAGGCGGTGACGAGAGCGGTCAGCACCGCTTGAGCCCGTTCCGCTTCCGAGCGCTGCCCGGCCCGCTGCGCCTCGTACACCGCCACCCCGGCTTCCGGGAGCACGTGCGCCACCGCCAGGATCCCGCCGCAGGCGCCAGCATCGAGGGCCGGAAGCAAGCCGCCGCCGTGCCCGGTGAAACCCAGCGTCTCGGCCCGTTGCAGCGTCGCTGCCAGGGGCCCACCTTCCACGGCGCTGTCCTTGAAGCCCCAGATGTTCGGATGCTGCAGCAAGCGGCCGAGGAGATCGGCGTCGAGGTCGAGCTCGGTCACCTGCGGCAGGTGATAGACGAAGAGCGGCAGCGGTGCGGTGGCG
The genomic region above belongs to Candidatus Krumholzibacteriia bacterium and contains:
- a CDS encoding cupin domain-containing protein, translated to MSAPKLQPEIVDTDRRDWRPFADAPGVHYKVLRHHPGRRGITLLLQFDAGAAYPAHRHPEGEEYFVLQGTVQDGGRSYGAHTYVYHAPGSAHRPASATGCTLLVTLPAAIERLED
- a CDS encoding dihydrodipicolinate synthase family protein, with protein sequence MGLARESCSGIWVPLVTPFRDDAPDLERLDTLVHWLLARGIRGFLALGTTGEAPHLGEDEAAVVLRAVVASVAGRVPVLAGCGRPSARSTLRAIEAAAQSGADGALVLTPFYYRKQLGPEALVGFYHEIAATAPLPLFVYHLPQVTELDLDADLLGRLLQHPNIWGFKDSAVEGGPLAATLQRAETLGFTGHGGGLLPALDAGACGGILAVAHVLPEAGVAVYEAQRAGQRSEAERAQAVLTALVTAWRGRGIAGVKCGLRQRGLDCGEPRRPLEPLPATMQAAVTAAVEAAARAGYVR